From the genome of Geobacter sp. SVR, one region includes:
- a CDS encoding O-antigen ligase: MRSETMPFAGAVLTVEHGKRKSLTFPVLLLLFYIIVEYGRPGFLAPLRPGLLVQGLLVLCLFSNSTKVRQVLKEKYFRLYLLLLVFMSFQVFVAANYFYALICLKAMVSYLVIGLACCIFLDNLAKLNLVLVTLVLVLATSAVSRVSGINMLGITGGKVFADENDFALAMNIALPFSFFLGRIKKGWKRWLLWLAGVALILGNMVTSSRGGFVGMVAVGFICWLYVKHRMRTIPVIAILAILAWSFVSPYGKERIMAVGLDSAQKDTGKDRVELWKVGWKMFIHNPVTGIGQGNIPVAMNKYRFDERGESFWKQDMWGRMTHSVYFTLLPELGLIGVAIFVAMLKDLYARKKRINWFCTKIGEDSETILNMNNALMVSVLAFLITGIFLSVLYYPPFWNLSALAVTLFMISSRVFRQQVPPAPEEFNDRVGTC, encoded by the coding sequence ATGAGATCTGAGACGATGCCGTTTGCCGGCGCTGTGTTGACTGTTGAGCATGGAAAAAGGAAGAGTTTGACATTCCCGGTGTTGCTGCTGCTTTTTTACATCATCGTAGAATACGGGCGGCCCGGTTTTCTTGCTCCTCTCAGGCCCGGCCTGCTGGTTCAGGGGCTGCTGGTCCTCTGTCTGTTTTCGAATTCGACAAAAGTGCGGCAGGTGTTGAAGGAAAAGTATTTCCGGTTGTACCTGCTGCTGCTGGTTTTTATGTCCTTTCAGGTATTTGTGGCTGCCAATTATTTTTACGCCCTGATATGCCTGAAGGCGATGGTTTCCTACCTGGTCATCGGGCTTGCCTGCTGTATTTTTCTCGACAACCTCGCCAAGCTGAACCTAGTTCTGGTGACCCTCGTGCTGGTACTTGCCACCAGTGCGGTCAGCCGCGTTTCCGGGATAAACATGCTGGGGATTACGGGAGGGAAGGTTTTTGCCGACGAAAACGATTTTGCGTTAGCCATGAACATAGCTTTACCGTTCAGTTTCTTTCTGGGGCGGATTAAAAAGGGTTGGAAACGGTGGCTGCTCTGGCTGGCGGGGGTCGCCCTGATATTAGGGAATATGGTCACTTCTTCCCGCGGTGGATTTGTCGGAATGGTGGCAGTGGGATTCATCTGCTGGCTTTATGTGAAACACAGGATGAGAACCATCCCGGTGATCGCGATATTGGCGATCCTGGCCTGGAGTTTCGTTTCCCCCTATGGCAAGGAAAGAATCATGGCCGTCGGCCTGGATAGCGCCCAGAAGGATACCGGCAAGGACCGGGTCGAATTGTGGAAGGTCGGCTGGAAAATGTTCATTCATAACCCGGTGACCGGCATCGGGCAGGGAAACATACCCGTGGCGATGAACAAGTACCGCTTCGACGAACGGGGAGAAAGTTTCTGGAAACAGGACATGTGGGGCAGGATGACCCATTCTGTCTATTTTACGCTGTTGCCCGAACTGGGGCTGATCGGGGTGGCCATTTTCGTGGCCATGCTCAAGGACCTGTACGCCAGGAAAAAGCGTATCAACTGGTTCTGCACCAAAATCGGCGAGGATTCCGAAACGATCCTCAATATGAACAATGCCCTGATGGTTAGCGTGCTCGCCTTTCTGATCACCGGGATATTCCTGTCCGTGCTTTATTATCCGCCGTTCTGGAATCTCTCAGCGCTGGCCGTCACTCTTTTCATGATCTCTTCCCGTGTGTTCAGACAACAGGTTCCGCCAGCGCCTGAAGAATTTAACGACCGGGTAGGAACGTGTTGA
- a CDS encoding glycosyltransferase family A protein: MISVIIPAYNAARYICKAIDSVLAQTWTDFEIIVIDDGSSDNTHLLVQSRYPAVSCFRTVNKGVSHARNYGIAQARGSLIAFLDADDHWLPEKLEKQEALFKKDPSLGLVFTDNFFFDERGISPFTVNKKNRLMRGNVVRNIFLNSYVVTSTVMVRKSVFERVGLFEEGLSVAEDDNMWMRIGMNYGIALVDEKLVMYRMTVGSLSSDFTAVISGVERQIELMKTRYQALYTELGPLAIRKKYSEIYFNVGYRNFNQCDYKSSRASFFDSCRTYPLQVRSLLYLLSTYLPQQAIQFFRCIRRSAARHLA, encoded by the coding sequence GTGATCAGCGTAATCATTCCCGCGTACAATGCGGCCCGATACATTTGTAAAGCGATTGACAGCGTGCTGGCACAGACCTGGACCGACTTCGAAATCATCGTCATCGACGACGGGTCCAGCGACAACACCCATCTGCTCGTGCAGTCCCGCTATCCTGCGGTGTCCTGTTTCCGAACCGTCAATAAAGGGGTTTCGCATGCCAGAAACTACGGGATCGCTCAGGCACGCGGATCCTTGATAGCTTTTCTTGATGCCGATGACCACTGGCTCCCTGAGAAGCTGGAAAAACAGGAGGCTCTTTTCAAGAAGGACCCGTCACTGGGCCTGGTTTTCACCGACAATTTCTTTTTCGACGAAAGAGGAATATCCCCTTTCACGGTCAACAAAAAGAACCGGTTGATGCGGGGAAATGTTGTCAGGAACATATTTCTGAACAGCTATGTCGTTACCTCGACGGTGATGGTACGAAAGAGCGTCTTCGAGCGGGTCGGGTTGTTCGAAGAGGGTCTCTCGGTGGCTGAGGACGACAACATGTGGATGCGGATCGGAATGAACTACGGCATCGCTCTCGTGGACGAAAAGCTGGTCATGTACCGCATGACCGTCGGCAGCCTGAGCAGCGATTTCACCGCCGTCATAAGCGGAGTGGAGCGGCAGATAGAGTTGATGAAAACACGCTACCAGGCTTTGTATACCGAGCTGGGGCCGCTCGCAATCCGGAAGAAGTACTCCGAGATCTATTTCAATGTGGGCTACCGGAACTTCAATCAGTGCGATTATAAATCATCGCGCGCGAGTTTTTTCGATAGTTGCAGAACCTATCCGCTGCAGGTCAGATCGCTTCTGTATCTACTTTCCACCTATTTACCCCAGCAGGCGATACAATTTTTCAGATGCATCAGAAGGAGCGCTGCCAGGCATCTGGCCTGA
- a CDS encoding glycosyltransferase family 4 protein: MKVLKIIHTQGHGGAENAFRWLAWGLCREGVDVLAAIPEPDATRRTSWIASALDEAGVPYLTFDKRGTPVRLLQNIASVVGRVRPDVVHSHLLDSNFYASLVSRRMGIPHVSTEHGDLLFIRSATAGIKYSAISFCSSRVICVSEAVRNKAAGIVRAGKLATIPNGINFFRPASSCFREHCGIPSTAVLIGNVGNLYPIKGQKFLIEAFAQLLASHPDARLVLVGRGAEEPNLRHLARELNIEGKILFTGFRNDVEDIVNSLDLYVQPSLSEGHPLAVLEAMSIGIPVITSAVGGLPELLDYGRYGALVPPASSEELHARMLGFMREPEPYRERAHAAQCHVREQFSIEKMTRRYIEVYEKALAGRQHRCRRS, translated from the coding sequence ATGAAGGTATTGAAGATCATACATACTCAGGGACACGGCGGCGCGGAGAATGCCTTCCGATGGCTGGCATGGGGATTGTGCCGCGAAGGGGTGGATGTGCTGGCCGCTATCCCGGAACCCGATGCTACGCGTCGCACCAGTTGGATTGCCTCTGCCTTGGATGAGGCGGGGGTGCCTTACCTGACGTTCGATAAACGCGGCACTCCCGTGCGGCTCTTGCAAAACATCGCCTCGGTTGTCGGTCGGGTCCGGCCGGATGTGGTGCATTCCCACCTGCTGGATTCAAATTTTTATGCTTCGTTGGTCAGCAGACGAATGGGCATCCCCCATGTCAGTACCGAGCATGGCGATCTTCTTTTCATTCGTTCGGCCACCGCCGGCATCAAGTATTCCGCCATTTCATTCTGCAGCAGCCGGGTAATCTGCGTCTCTGAAGCGGTCAGGAACAAGGCCGCCGGTATCGTCAGAGCCGGCAAGCTTGCTACCATTCCCAATGGCATCAATTTTTTCAGGCCGGCTTCTTCCTGCTTCCGGGAACACTGCGGCATCCCCTCCACGGCAGTTTTGATCGGCAATGTCGGTAACCTGTATCCGATCAAGGGACAGAAATTTCTGATCGAGGCATTCGCCCAATTGCTTGCCTCGCACCCCGACGCGCGCCTGGTGCTGGTCGGACGTGGTGCCGAAGAGCCCAATCTCCGGCACCTGGCCCGGGAGTTGAACATAGAGGGGAAGATACTGTTCACCGGTTTTCGAAACGATGTGGAGGATATCGTCAACAGCCTGGATCTGTATGTCCAGCCCAGTCTTTCCGAGGGGCATCCCCTGGCCGTGCTGGAGGCGATGTCGATCGGCATCCCGGTAATAACGTCCGCAGTGGGAGGGCTTCCCGAGCTTCTCGATTACGGGCGTTATGGCGCACTGGTCCCGCCTGCTTCCAGTGAGGAGCTCCATGCGCGCATGCTGGGATTCATGCGGGAACCCGAGCCTTACCGGGAAAGGGCTCATGCAGCCCAATGTCATGTACGTGAACAGTTTTCAATCGAGAAAATGACTCGCAGATACATCGAGGTGTATGAGAAGGCCTTGGCAGGGCGACAGCATCGCTGTCGCAGGAGCTAG